In the Leucoraja erinacea ecotype New England chromosome 32, Leri_hhj_1, whole genome shotgun sequence genome, one interval contains:
- the LOC129712300 gene encoding transgelin-like: MSNSGPVYGFSRAVQSKIEKKYEPELEERLVEWIIAQLGADVSRPEAGRPGFQVWLKDGTVLSQLINSLHLADKKPIKKIQTSDKAFKQMEQISQFLIAAEKYGVNKMDIFQTVDLWEAKDMAAVQRTLMALGSIAVTKNDGFYHGDPNWFHKKAQENKREFTEEQMRQGQNIIGLQMGSNQGASQAGMAGYGLGRQIIG; encoded by the exons ATGTCCAACTCTGGACCCGTTTATGGATTCAGCCGGGCTGTCCAAAGCAAGATCGAGAAGAAGTATGAACCCGAATTGGAGGAACGGCTGGTGGAATGGATTATTGCACAGTTAGGCGCAGATGTCTCTCGTCCTGAGGCCGGGAGACCAGGGTTCCAGGTTTGGCTTAAGGATGGCACT GTCCTGAGCCAACTGATCAACAGCCTCCACCTTGCAGACAAGAAACCCATCAAGAAGATTCAGACATCCGACAAAGCCTTCAAACAAATGGAACAAATCTCACAATTCCTGATCGCCGCTGAAAAGTATGGTGTCAACAAAATGGACATCTTCCAAACTGTGGACCTCTGGGAAG CTAAGGACATGGCTGCTGTTCAAAGAACACTGATGGCATTGGGAAGTATTGCAGTAACAAAGAATGATGGATTTTACCATGGTGATCCAAACTGGTTTCACAA GAAAGCACAAGAGAACAAGCGCGAATTTACAGAAGAGCAAATGCGCCAGGGACAGAATATAATCGGCTTACAGATGGGGAGCAACCAAGGAGCATCACAGGCTGGAATGGCAGGCTACGGGCTTGGCCGACAGATCATCGGCTAA